The genome window TTGTTGAGGGAAATGTTGACCCCAACTACCGAAATGAAAATATTGCAGGTGTTGTGATAACAACAGTAGTTCCAAATCCTCTGGGATATGGAAGAATTATAAAAGACAAAAACCACAGAATAATAAAAATAGTTGAAGAAAAGGATGCTACACCTGAAGAACAGCAGATAAACGAAATAAATACAGGAATTTATCTATTCTATGCCCCCTATCTAAAACAGGTAATAGATAAACTGGAAAATAACAACGCACAGAAAGAATACTATCTTACAGATGTGATACAGCTTCTAAATGAGATGGGCAAAGAGGTTTATGCTCTCCTTATCCCAGATTACACTCAGTTTATAGGGGTTAACGACAGATGGGATTTAGCAAAAGCAGAAAATATCCTCAGGATGAAATATCTCCAGTTCTGGTCTTATGCAGGAACCACATTTCACAATCCTGAAACAGTTTATATAGAGTTTGATGTGGAATTATCTCCAGATGTTGAGATATATCAAGGTGTATCCCTGAAAGGCAGAACAACAATAGGGGAAGATACTGTAATAGAAGAAAATGCCACAATTATAAACTCTAAAATAGGCAAAAATGTAAAAATTCTGAAAGGTTCAATAATAGAAAACTCCGTAATAGAAGACAATGCTGTTGTTGGGCCATACGCAAGAATAAGAAACAACTCTGTTATAAAACAAAATGCCCAGATAGGCAATTTTGTAGAGGTAAAAAACTCCACAATAGGAGAAAACACCGCAGCCAAACATCTTACTTATCTTGGTGATGCAGAGATAGGAAAGGATGTAAATATTGGGGCAGGAACAATAACATGCAATTACGATGGTTTCCAGAAGCATAAAACTGTAATAAAAGACAAAGCCTTTATCGGCAGTGATACTATGCTTGTGGCTCCTATAACAATAGGGGAAGAAGCAATAACAGGTTCAGGTTCAGTAATAACCAAGGATGTTCCAGACAAAGCCCTTGCTATAGAAAGAAATCAGCAAAAAATAATAGAGAATTATGCAGAAAAAAGGAAAAAGAAACATGAAAAATAGATTAATAACTCTGATTACATTGCTTTTTATAGGGTTTGCTCCTGCAAAGGATAATATCCAGCTTTTTGACAAAATAGTTATGGTGGTAAACGGATATCCTGTTCTCCAGTCAGAGCTGGAACTGGCAATGCAGTGGTTTGGAACAACAGACAAAAAACAGGCAGCCCAAAAACTAATAGACCAGATACTTGTAGCACAGACAGCTGAAAAATATGGAATAAGAGTTTCCCCAGATGAAATAAATCAGGCAATTCTACGAATGGCAAAAGCAAACGGAATAAACAGTATAGAAGAATTTAAGAAAAAGCTTGAAAGCCAGAATATATCCTTTAGTGAGTTTAAAGACCTTGTAAAAAGAGAACTCCTTGTCCAGAGATACATTCAGATTTATATAAGAAGAAGTATGTTTGGTGGAATTAAAGAAGGCAAGGAAGAAAAACTCAGAAAAATCAGAATAATATTCCTCTCAAGCCAGAAGCCAGATTTTAAAGAAAAATATAATCTGATTAAAGAAAAACTTACTCCTGAAAATTTTGCAGAAATGGCAAAAAAATACTCCGATGACCCTTTAACAGCAGAAAAAGGAGGTTTACTGGGAGAAGTCAAAAAGGGCGACCTGGTATCATCCCTTGATGAAAGAATATGGCAGCACAAAGTAGGGGATATATTTGAAGTACCAGACAAAAAAGGAATTTATTTTGTTTATATTGAAAAAGAAGAAAACAAAATGGTTCAACAACCACCAAAAGGTGAAGAAATTCAAAAACAGCTTAAAAAAGAGTTTGAAATACAGCTTAAAAAGCTCAGACAGCAGGCATCTATAGAGTATTTAGATAAATCTCTACAGTAGGGGAAAAAATGATTAAAGAGCTGATAAGAAAAATTACTGAATTTAAGGATTTATCTCCTGAAGAAACGGAAAATCTTTTTTCTTTACTTATGAAAGGGGAACTCACAGATGCCCAGATAGGTGCCGTCCTCGTTGGACTTAAAATGAAAGGCGAGACAGTTGATGAAATATCCTCTGCCGCCAAAATAATGAGAAAAAATGCAGTTAAAGTCCCTGTTAAAGATAAATCAAATCTTGTTGATACCTGTGGGACTGGTGGAGATAAAATAAATACTTTTAATGTGTCCACAATAACTGCATTTGTTGTTGCAGGAGCAGGGGCAAAGGTTGCAAAACACGGAAACAGGTCAGTTTCCTCAAAATGTGGCAGTGCAGATATAATGGAAGCCCTTGGTATCAATATAGAAATGCCTCCTGAAAAGGCAGCAAAAGCCCTTGAAGAAATCGGACTGGCATTTCTATTTGCACCTATCTATCATCCTGCAATGAAGAATGTAATTAGACAAAGAAGGGAGATAGGTGTCAGAACTATTTTTAATATACTGGGTCCCCTTTCAAATCCAGCTGAAGCAAAATATCAGCTTATGGGAGTTTATGACCAAAAACTGGTTGAACCTTTATCCAGAGTTCTGGTCAATCTCGGCATAGAGAGGGCATTTGTGGTTCACGGTATGGAAGGACTTGATGAGGTATCAATAACAGGAGAAACCCTTGTAGGAGAAGTGAATGAAGGTGAAATAAATATCTATACTGTAAGACCGGAAGATTTTGGACTTAAATCAGCCTCTCTACAGGATATTCAG of Persephonella sp. IF05-L8 contains these proteins:
- the glmU gene encoding bifunctional UDP-N-acetylglucosamine diphosphorylase/glucosamine-1-phosphate N-acetyltransferase GlmU, with the protein product MGHHHEKHIAIILAAGKGTRFKSKKPKVIHKILGKPMIHYVSLAARWSNPEKIIYVVGHEKRQVIKAINCLNCVYVEQEEQLGTGHAVAQTKPYWENFDGIIMVLNGDLPLVEGETLKNAVKYMEALLKFEGAFVEGNVDPNYRNENIAGVVITTVVPNPLGYGRIIKDKNHRIIKIVEEKDATPEEQQINEINTGIYLFYAPYLKQVIDKLENNNAQKEYYLTDVIQLLNEMGKEVYALLIPDYTQFIGVNDRWDLAKAENILRMKYLQFWSYAGTTFHNPETVYIEFDVELSPDVEIYQGVSLKGRTTIGEDTVIEENATIINSKIGKNVKILKGSIIENSVIEDNAVVGPYARIRNNSVIKQNAQIGNFVEVKNSTIGENTAAKHLTYLGDAEIGKDVNIGAGTITCNYDGFQKHKTVIKDKAFIGSDTMLVAPITIGEEAITGSGSVITKDVPDKALAIERNQQKIIENYAEKRKKKHEK
- a CDS encoding peptidylprolyl isomerase — its product is MQKKGKRNMKNRLITLITLLFIGFAPAKDNIQLFDKIVMVVNGYPVLQSELELAMQWFGTTDKKQAAQKLIDQILVAQTAEKYGIRVSPDEINQAILRMAKANGINSIEEFKKKLESQNISFSEFKDLVKRELLVQRYIQIYIRRSMFGGIKEGKEEKLRKIRIIFLSSQKPDFKEKYNLIKEKLTPENFAEMAKKYSDDPLTAEKGGLLGEVKKGDLVSSLDERIWQHKVGDIFEVPDKKGIYFVYIEKEENKMVQQPPKGEEIQKQLKKEFEIQLKKLRQQASIEYLDKSLQ
- the trpD gene encoding anthranilate phosphoribosyltransferase encodes the protein MIKELIRKITEFKDLSPEETENLFSLLMKGELTDAQIGAVLVGLKMKGETVDEISSAAKIMRKNAVKVPVKDKSNLVDTCGTGGDKINTFNVSTITAFVVAGAGAKVAKHGNRSVSSKCGSADIMEALGINIEMPPEKAAKALEEIGLAFLFAPIYHPAMKNVIRQRREIGVRTIFNILGPLSNPAEAKYQLMGVYDQKLVEPLSRVLVNLGIERAFVVHGMEGLDEVSITGETLVGEVNEGEINIYTVRPEDFGLKSASLQDIQGGDLEYNLKIALSILEGKDNSPKTDFVAINAAFALKVVGIVDNIKEGIELAKETIYSKKAYRVLENLRDFN